Proteins encoded within one genomic window of Malaclemys terrapin pileata isolate rMalTer1 chromosome 22, rMalTer1.hap1, whole genome shotgun sequence:
- the RPL11 gene encoding 60S ribosomal protein L11, which produces MAQDQGEKENPMRELRIRKLCLNICVGESGDRLTRAAKVLEQLTGQTPVFSKARYTVRSFGIRRNEKIAVHCTVRGAKAEEILEKGLKVREYELRKNNFSDTGNFGFGIQEHIDLGIKYDPSIGIYGLDFYVVLGRPGFSIADKKRKTGSIGAKHRIGKEEAMRWFQQKYDGIILPGK; this is translated from the exons ATGGCG CAAGATCAGGGTGAGAAGGAGAACCCCATGCGTGAGCTGCGCATCCGCAAACTCTGTCTCAATATTTGTGTTGGGGAAAGTGGTGATAGACTCACCCGGGCAGCCAAAGtgctggagcagctcacaggcCAGACTCCTGTCTTCTCAAAGG CTCGATACACTGTCAGATCCTTTGGAATCAGGAGAAATGAAAAGATTGCTGTTCACTGCACGGTTCGTGGGGCCAAAGCAGAGGAGATTCTGGAGAAAGGGTTGAAG GTGCGAGAATATGAGTTGAGGAAAAACAACTTTTCAGACACTGGGAACTTTGGCTTTGGAATCCAGGAGCACATTGATCTGGGAATTAAATACGATCCCAGCATTGGCATCTATGGCCTGGACTTCTATGTG GTTCTGGGCAGGCCGGGCTTCAGCATTGCTGACAAGAAACGCAAAACTGGCTCCATTGGAGCCAAGCACAGAATTGGGAAGGAGGAGGCCATGCGTTGGTTCCAGCAGAAG TACGATGGCATCATCCTTCCTGGCAAATGA